The following coding sequences are from one Salvia hispanica cultivar TCC Black 2014 chromosome 3, UniMelb_Shisp_WGS_1.0, whole genome shotgun sequence window:
- the LOC125208888 gene encoding uncharacterized protein LOC125208888, producing the protein MTNTGIPLQNPQFPKPLRNRPSPAAADAAAPPRLRKIDWAIALIDSIADDLGGGDCRFPKPINLLALKKQILEISSSISAAVSEQSPRSPADFGIKTRGLQVTSPSPFGGGGGKGFVRQLSLKETEMSEYYTCMIKHSPNPETKHIYDDCILDDHDPKLDLSQPQTGISFPFPVNVYPLLGQIMFLAFRFKEVELWGNLRGRGRS; encoded by the coding sequence ATGACGAATACAGGAATTCCACTCCAAAATCCCCAATTTCCAAAACCCCTTCGCAATCGACCTtcccccgccgccgccgatgCCGCCGCGCCACCACGACTTCGAAAAATCGATTGGGCTATAGCCCTAATCGACTCGATCGCCGACGATTTGGGCGGCGGCGATTGCCGATTCCCGAAGCCGATTAATCTGCTGGCGCTGAAGAAGCAGATTCTGGAGATCAGCAGCTCGATTTCGGCGGCGGTGAGTGAGCAATCGCCGAGATCGCCGGCGGATTTTGGGATCAAGACGCGGGGGTTGCAGGTGACGAGCCCGAGCCCattcggcggcggcggagggaaGGGTTTTGTGCGGCAGCTGTCGCTGAAGGAGACGGAGATGTCGGAGTATTACACGTGCATGATCAAGCACAGCCCCAATCCAGAAACTAAACATATCTACGATGACTGCATTTTGGATGATCACGATCCAAAATTGGATCTTTCGCAGCCCCAAACTGGTATTAGCTTTCCTTTTCCAGTTAATGTTTATCCATTGTTGGGGCAGATCATGTTTTTGGCTTTCCGTTTCAAGGAGGTGGAACTGTGGGGCAATTTGAGAGGTAGAGGAAGAAGTTGA
- the LOC125211266 gene encoding kinesin-like protein NACK2 isoform X2, with product MTIVTPSSKIKRSPACTPGGPKVREENILVTVRMRPLSSKEIAAYDLVAWDINDHTTIVSKNLYHERHGGSYTFDKVFDPTCPTRKVYEEGARDVALSALGGINATIFAYGQTSSGKTFTMRGVAEDAVEDIYKYIKLTPEREFLLKFSALEIYNETVVDLLNRESGPLRLLDDPERGTVVDKLIEEVVKDDQHLRHLISICEAQRQIGETSLNDRSSRSHQIIRLTIESSLREDSGCVKSFLASLNLVDLAGSERATQANTDGTRLKEGSHINRSLLTLTTVIRKLSGKRSGHIPYRDSKLTRILQTSLGGNARTAIICTISPALSHVEQSRNTLSFATSAKEVTNSAQVNMVVEKKQLVKHLKEEVARLEAELRSPEPPASSSVRTLLREKDMKIKQMEREISELKRQRDLAQSQLELEKSSHKEQKASGHHGPSCHAVKRLSFSTENDLSQTGDSKLKERREKNIGGKSVNSTVMLVTEIRKLETRQRQLGEEATRALELLHKEVASQRIGNHDTAETIAKMLSEIKAMHAASFTPDMVCVKDKATLREEIARLHSEEGDISVLEEKLENVQRSIEKLVMNLPTCEETPESKSKKKKGLPFSLSNAANMQNLIRSPCSTTGSSHKVMEHDIENRTPERNGVFSGADSTPRKKRISNADENYGSALRENMSAKKQSSSINVKKMQRMFKQATEDNIQSIKSYVIELKERVAKLQYQKQLLVCQVLELEEVNEASTEDEAERVDISSPMPWNTVNFEEKRKDLIMLWHVCHVSIVHRTQFYLLFKGDPCDQIYMEVELRRLTWLEQHLDDLGNASPALLGDDPASSVSSSIKALKQEREYLAKRVSSKLSVEEREMLYMKWEIPPEGKQRRRQQLVNKLWTDPLDMQHVKESAEVVAKLVGYCESSQPISKEMFALNFVPLSDKKTWMGWNLISNLLHL from the exons ATGACAATAGTGACACCATCGTCTAAGATCAAGAGGTCCCCGGCATGTACTCCCGGCGGTCCGAAAGTCCGGGaggaaaatattttagtgaCTGTGCGGATGAGGCCACTGAGCTCGAAAGAGATAGCTGCGTATGATCTGGTTGCGTGGGATATCAACGACCACACTACCATTGTTTCGAAGAATCTATATCACGAGAGACATGGGGGTTCATACACATTTG ATAAGGTTTTTGATCCGACTTGTCCCACGCGAAAGGTTTATGAAGAAGGTGCCAGAGATGTTGCTTTGTCAGCTCTCGGTGGAATTAATG CAACAATCTTTGCATATGGGCAGACTAGTAGTGGGAAGACATTCACAATGAGGGGTGTGGCAGAAGATGCGGTAGAAGACATTTACAAGTACATTAAACTT ACTCCTGAGAGAGAATTTCTGCTCAAGTTCTCTGCCTTGGAGATTTATAATGAAACTGTTGTGGATCTACTGAACCGGGAATCTGGGCCCCTCCGCCTGCTGGATGACCCAGAG AGAGGAACCGTTGTGGATAAGTTGATTGAAGAGGTTGTGAAGGATGATCAGCATTTGAGGCACCTGATAAGCATTTGTGAAG CACAAAGGCAGATCGGCGAAACCTCTCTGAATGATAGAAGTTCAAGGTCACATCAGATAATCAGGCTG ACAATTGAAAGCAGTCTTCGCGAAGACTCAGGATGTGTGAAATCATTTCTAGCCAGTCTG AATCTTGTGGATCTTGCGGGAAGTGAGCGTGCCACTCAAGCAAATACAGATGGTACAAGGTTGAAGGAAGGGAGTCATATTAATAGAAGCCTACTGACATTGACAACTGTAATCAGGAAGCTAAG TGGAAAGAGAAGCGGTCACATTCCTTACCGAGATTCAAAACTCACAAGAATATTGCAGACATCGCTTGGTGGAAATGCACGAACAGCAATTATATGCACCATCAGTCCTGCTTTGAGCCATGTGGAGCAATCAAGAAACACACTTTCATTTGCAACAAGTGCAAAGGAAGTTACAAACAGTGCCCAAGTTAACATg GTTGTTGAGAAGAAGCAATTAGTTAAGCACCTTAAAGAGGAAGTTGCTAGGCTGGAAGCAGAGCTCCGGAGCCCCGAGCCACCTGCATCCTCAAGTGTAAGAACTTTGCTGAGGGAAAAGGACATGAAGATTAAGCAG ATGGAAAGAGAAATTTCTGAGCTGAAGCGACAAAGAGACCTTGCACAATCACAACTTGAGCTAGAAAAAAGCTCACACAAAGAACAAAAG GCTTCTGGCCATCATGGACCTTCTTGCCATGCAGTTAAGCGGCTCTCCTTTAGCACTGAAAATGACCTTTCTCAAACAGGTGATTCAAAACTCAAGGAACGCAGGGAGAAAAACATAGGAGGAAAATCAGTAAATTCTACAGTAATGTTAGTTACTGAAATAAGAAAGCTGGAGACAAGACAAAGGCAACTTGGTGAAGAAGCAACTCGTGCACTGGAGCTTCTTCACAAGGAGGTTGCTTCTCAGAGGATTGGAAATCATGATACTGCTGAAACGATTGCTAAGATGCTATCAGAAATCAAAGCTATGCATGCAGCAAGTTTCACTCCGGACATGGTTTGCGTAAAAGATAAAGCTACCTTAAGAGAAGAGATTGCACGGTTGCATTCTGAAGAAGGTGATATCTCTGTTCTTGAAGAGAAGCTTGAGAACGTCCAGAGATCCATAGAGAAACTAGTTATGAACCTTCCAACCTGTGAGGAGACTCCCGAGTCAAAgagcaaaaagaaaaagggccTTCCATTCAGCTTGAGCAATGCAGCTAACATGCAAAATCTAATACGCTCACCATGCTCTACAACGGGTTCGTCTCACAAAGTAATGGAACATGATATTGAAAACAGAACCCCGGAAAGAAATGGTGTCTTTTCTGGTGCAGACTCAACCCCCAGGAAAAAGAGGATCTCTAATGCTGATGAAAATTATGGTTCTGCATTAAGAGAAAACATGTCTGCCAAGAAGCAATCGAGCTCCATCAATGTGAAGAAAATGCAGAGAATGTTTAAGCAGGCAACTGAGGACAACATACAAAGTATTAAATCTTACGTTATTGAGCTGAAAGAAAGGGTTGCGAAGCTACAATACCAGAAACAGCTACTTGTTTGCCAg GTCTTGGAGCTAGAGGAGGTGAACGAGGCTTCAACTGAAGATGAGGCTGAGAGAGTCGACATATCATCTCCTATGCCATGGAACACGGTCAATTTTGAAGAGAAAAGGAAGGATCTCATAATGCTTTGGCATGTCTGCCATGTCTCAATCGTGCACCGCACTCAGTTCTATCTGTTATTCAAAGGAGATCCTTGTGATCAGATTTACATGGAAGTCGAGCTCAGAAGGCTGACATGGCTGGAGCAGCATCTCGATGACCTTGGCAATGCCAGCCCTGCACTCTTAGGTGATGACCCTGCTAGCTCAGTGTCATCAAG CATCAAGGCCCTTAAACAAGAGAGGGAGTATCTAGCCAAGAGGGTGAGCTCGAAACTAAGtgtggaagagagagagatgctGTACATGAAATGGGAGATTCCGCCCGAGGGGAAGCAGAGGAGGAGGCAGCAGCTTGTGAACAAGCTATGGACGGATCCTCTCGATATGCAGCATGTGAAGGAGAGTGCAGAAGTGGTGGCGAAGCTTGTTGGCTACTGTGAATCGTCGCAGCCCATTTCGAAGGAAATGTTTGCTCTCAATTTTGTGCCACTTAGTGATAAGAAGACATGGATGGGGTGGAATTTGATATCAAACTTACTTCATCTGTAA
- the LOC125211266 gene encoding kinesin-like protein NACK2 isoform X1, translating into MTIVTPSSKIKRSPACTPGGPKVREENILVTVRMRPLSSKEIAAYDLVAWDINDHTTIVSKNLYHERHGGSYTFDKVFDPTCPTRKVYEEGARDVALSALGGINATIFAYGQTSSGKTFTMRGVAEDAVEDIYKYIKLTPEREFLLKFSALEIYNETVVDLLNRESGPLRLLDDPERGTVVDKLIEEVVKDDQHLRHLISICEAQRQIGETSLNDRSSRSHQIIRLTIESSLREDSGCVKSFLASLNLVDLAGSERATQANTDGTRLKEGSHINRSLLTLTTVIRKLSSGKRSGHIPYRDSKLTRILQTSLGGNARTAIICTISPALSHVEQSRNTLSFATSAKEVTNSAQVNMVVEKKQLVKHLKEEVARLEAELRSPEPPASSSVRTLLREKDMKIKQMEREISELKRQRDLAQSQLELEKSSHKEQKASGHHGPSCHAVKRLSFSTENDLSQTGDSKLKERREKNIGGKSVNSTVMLVTEIRKLETRQRQLGEEATRALELLHKEVASQRIGNHDTAETIAKMLSEIKAMHAASFTPDMVCVKDKATLREEIARLHSEEGDISVLEEKLENVQRSIEKLVMNLPTCEETPESKSKKKKGLPFSLSNAANMQNLIRSPCSTTGSSHKVMEHDIENRTPERNGVFSGADSTPRKKRISNADENYGSALRENMSAKKQSSSINVKKMQRMFKQATEDNIQSIKSYVIELKERVAKLQYQKQLLVCQVLELEEVNEASTEDEAERVDISSPMPWNTVNFEEKRKDLIMLWHVCHVSIVHRTQFYLLFKGDPCDQIYMEVELRRLTWLEQHLDDLGNASPALLGDDPASSVSSSIKALKQEREYLAKRVSSKLSVEEREMLYMKWEIPPEGKQRRRQQLVNKLWTDPLDMQHVKESAEVVAKLVGYCESSQPISKEMFALNFVPLSDKKTWMGWNLISNLLHL; encoded by the exons ATGACAATAGTGACACCATCGTCTAAGATCAAGAGGTCCCCGGCATGTACTCCCGGCGGTCCGAAAGTCCGGGaggaaaatattttagtgaCTGTGCGGATGAGGCCACTGAGCTCGAAAGAGATAGCTGCGTATGATCTGGTTGCGTGGGATATCAACGACCACACTACCATTGTTTCGAAGAATCTATATCACGAGAGACATGGGGGTTCATACACATTTG ATAAGGTTTTTGATCCGACTTGTCCCACGCGAAAGGTTTATGAAGAAGGTGCCAGAGATGTTGCTTTGTCAGCTCTCGGTGGAATTAATG CAACAATCTTTGCATATGGGCAGACTAGTAGTGGGAAGACATTCACAATGAGGGGTGTGGCAGAAGATGCGGTAGAAGACATTTACAAGTACATTAAACTT ACTCCTGAGAGAGAATTTCTGCTCAAGTTCTCTGCCTTGGAGATTTATAATGAAACTGTTGTGGATCTACTGAACCGGGAATCTGGGCCCCTCCGCCTGCTGGATGACCCAGAG AGAGGAACCGTTGTGGATAAGTTGATTGAAGAGGTTGTGAAGGATGATCAGCATTTGAGGCACCTGATAAGCATTTGTGAAG CACAAAGGCAGATCGGCGAAACCTCTCTGAATGATAGAAGTTCAAGGTCACATCAGATAATCAGGCTG ACAATTGAAAGCAGTCTTCGCGAAGACTCAGGATGTGTGAAATCATTTCTAGCCAGTCTG AATCTTGTGGATCTTGCGGGAAGTGAGCGTGCCACTCAAGCAAATACAGATGGTACAAGGTTGAAGGAAGGGAGTCATATTAATAGAAGCCTACTGACATTGACAACTGTAATCAGGAAGCTAAG TAGTGGAAAGAGAAGCGGTCACATTCCTTACCGAGATTCAAAACTCACAAGAATATTGCAGACATCGCTTGGTGGAAATGCACGAACAGCAATTATATGCACCATCAGTCCTGCTTTGAGCCATGTGGAGCAATCAAGAAACACACTTTCATTTGCAACAAGTGCAAAGGAAGTTACAAACAGTGCCCAAGTTAACATg GTTGTTGAGAAGAAGCAATTAGTTAAGCACCTTAAAGAGGAAGTTGCTAGGCTGGAAGCAGAGCTCCGGAGCCCCGAGCCACCTGCATCCTCAAGTGTAAGAACTTTGCTGAGGGAAAAGGACATGAAGATTAAGCAG ATGGAAAGAGAAATTTCTGAGCTGAAGCGACAAAGAGACCTTGCACAATCACAACTTGAGCTAGAAAAAAGCTCACACAAAGAACAAAAG GCTTCTGGCCATCATGGACCTTCTTGCCATGCAGTTAAGCGGCTCTCCTTTAGCACTGAAAATGACCTTTCTCAAACAGGTGATTCAAAACTCAAGGAACGCAGGGAGAAAAACATAGGAGGAAAATCAGTAAATTCTACAGTAATGTTAGTTACTGAAATAAGAAAGCTGGAGACAAGACAAAGGCAACTTGGTGAAGAAGCAACTCGTGCACTGGAGCTTCTTCACAAGGAGGTTGCTTCTCAGAGGATTGGAAATCATGATACTGCTGAAACGATTGCTAAGATGCTATCAGAAATCAAAGCTATGCATGCAGCAAGTTTCACTCCGGACATGGTTTGCGTAAAAGATAAAGCTACCTTAAGAGAAGAGATTGCACGGTTGCATTCTGAAGAAGGTGATATCTCTGTTCTTGAAGAGAAGCTTGAGAACGTCCAGAGATCCATAGAGAAACTAGTTATGAACCTTCCAACCTGTGAGGAGACTCCCGAGTCAAAgagcaaaaagaaaaagggccTTCCATTCAGCTTGAGCAATGCAGCTAACATGCAAAATCTAATACGCTCACCATGCTCTACAACGGGTTCGTCTCACAAAGTAATGGAACATGATATTGAAAACAGAACCCCGGAAAGAAATGGTGTCTTTTCTGGTGCAGACTCAACCCCCAGGAAAAAGAGGATCTCTAATGCTGATGAAAATTATGGTTCTGCATTAAGAGAAAACATGTCTGCCAAGAAGCAATCGAGCTCCATCAATGTGAAGAAAATGCAGAGAATGTTTAAGCAGGCAACTGAGGACAACATACAAAGTATTAAATCTTACGTTATTGAGCTGAAAGAAAGGGTTGCGAAGCTACAATACCAGAAACAGCTACTTGTTTGCCAg GTCTTGGAGCTAGAGGAGGTGAACGAGGCTTCAACTGAAGATGAGGCTGAGAGAGTCGACATATCATCTCCTATGCCATGGAACACGGTCAATTTTGAAGAGAAAAGGAAGGATCTCATAATGCTTTGGCATGTCTGCCATGTCTCAATCGTGCACCGCACTCAGTTCTATCTGTTATTCAAAGGAGATCCTTGTGATCAGATTTACATGGAAGTCGAGCTCAGAAGGCTGACATGGCTGGAGCAGCATCTCGATGACCTTGGCAATGCCAGCCCTGCACTCTTAGGTGATGACCCTGCTAGCTCAGTGTCATCAAG CATCAAGGCCCTTAAACAAGAGAGGGAGTATCTAGCCAAGAGGGTGAGCTCGAAACTAAGtgtggaagagagagagatgctGTACATGAAATGGGAGATTCCGCCCGAGGGGAAGCAGAGGAGGAGGCAGCAGCTTGTGAACAAGCTATGGACGGATCCTCTCGATATGCAGCATGTGAAGGAGAGTGCAGAAGTGGTGGCGAAGCTTGTTGGCTACTGTGAATCGTCGCAGCCCATTTCGAAGGAAATGTTTGCTCTCAATTTTGTGCCACTTAGTGATAAGAAGACATGGATGGGGTGGAATTTGATATCAAACTTACTTCATCTGTAA
- the LOC125209347 gene encoding E3 ubiquitin-protein ligase RSL1-like → MTTEILQIGGVDDDDDEITIIHSTPPSFKSDAPKITIDLYDDVESPASPSSNQGEPSDSNRGDDDVVLRYSFACEICACDKPISDSFQILGCDHCCCTQCVSNYVAERLQESITEIGCPVSGCAGFLEPQHCRTILPREVFDRWGDALCEALILGAERFYCPFEECSALLIDDGSEIVVQSECPECRRLFCAPCKAAWHAGIECEEFQRLSKDGRSNN, encoded by the coding sequence ATGACTACCGAAATTCTCCAAATCGGAGGCgtcgacgacgacgacgacgaaaTCACCATCATCCACTCGACGCCGCCGTCCTTCAAGTCCGACGCCCCTAAAATCACCATCGATCTCTACGACGACGTCGAATCCCCCGCCTCCCCCTCCTCCAATCAAGGCGAACCGTCCGACTCGAATCGCGGCGACGACGACGTCGTACTCCGCTACTCCTTCGCGTGCGAAATCTGCGCCTGCGATAAGCCAATCAGCGACTCGTTTCAAATCCTCGGCTGCGACCACTGCTGCTGCACGCAATGCGTCTCCAATTACGTGGCGGAGAGGCTGCAGGAGAGCATCACGGAGATCGGGTGCCCCGTCTCCGGCTGCGCGGGATTCCTGGAGCCGCAGCACTGCCGCACGATTCTGCCGCGAGAGGTCTTCGATCGGTGGGGAGACGCGCTGTGCGAGGCGCTGATTTTGGGGGCGGAGAGGTTTTACTGTCCGTTCGAGGAGTGCTCCGCTCTGCTGATTGACGATGGGAGTGAGATTGTGGTGCAGTCGGAGTGCCCCGAGTGCCGGCGGCTCTTCTGTGCGCCGTGCAAGGCGGCGTGGCATGCTGGTATCGAATGCGAGGAGTTTCAGAGGCTCAGCAAGGATGGGAGGAGCAATAATTAG